The Hymenobacter oligotrophus genome has a window encoding:
- a CDS encoding M13 family metallopeptidase → MKNRNRVSIVVAAWGALALWGCASSSKTATTTTTQTTASTTTAAPAAESYPAGVGLNVANLDKSVAPCDDFNQYASGNWYKNNPIPAAEVRWGSFNELADKNNAVMRQILDEAAANKNAAKGTNAQKVGDYYASAMDTAAIEAAGLKYLQPELARISAAKDLKSLQSQLVRAQMLQTGALFNTYVGQDDKISSQYAVNLYQGGLSLPDRDYYLKEDARSKGIRAAYMTYLTNTFKLLGDNEATAKKNAETVMRLETRLAKASKSRVDLRDPYANYNKMTVAEANKRFPNLGLSAMLPQLGLGSAKEVIVGQPAFFQEASNAMKAEPLNDWKTYLRWHLVSSVPSALPQAFNDESFRFQQVLTGAKKQQPRWKRMIRATDGALGEAFGQLYVDKAFTPEAKAKAMEMVSNIKEAMGEHIQRNDWMSDATKKEAMKKLNAFTVKIGYPDQWKDYSALNISRESYLKNVLASREWAYRDMASKFGKPIDRKEWGMTPPTVNAYYNPSMNEIVFPAGIMQPPFFDPKADDAVNYGGMGAVIGHEITHGFDDQGRQYDAEGNLKDWWTKEDAEKFEARAAVVGKQYSAFQPLDSVYVNGKLTMGENLADLGGLSIAHSALQKQLKKQYPNGNVPKYDGLTPDQRFFLAWAQIWRTNARPEFLRQQVLTDPHSPAQFRTNGPLMNMPQFFEAFGCKEDAKMVRAKTERAKIW, encoded by the coding sequence ATGAAAAACCGCAACCGCGTGTCGATCGTGGTGGCTGCCTGGGGCGCCTTAGCGCTGTGGGGCTGTGCATCGAGCTCCAAAACCGCCACCACCACCACCACGCAGACGACGGCAAGCACCACAACCGCAGCCCCGGCTGCCGAATCGTACCCCGCTGGCGTGGGCCTGAACGTGGCCAACCTTGATAAGTCGGTAGCGCCGTGCGACGATTTCAACCAGTACGCCTCGGGCAACTGGTACAAAAACAACCCCATTCCGGCCGCCGAGGTACGCTGGGGCTCATTTAACGAGCTGGCCGACAAGAACAACGCCGTGATGCGGCAAATTCTGGACGAAGCCGCCGCCAACAAAAACGCCGCCAAAGGCACCAACGCCCAGAAGGTAGGCGACTACTACGCCTCGGCCATGGACACGGCTGCTATTGAAGCGGCTGGCCTCAAGTACCTGCAGCCCGAGCTGGCCCGCATCAGCGCTGCCAAGGACCTGAAGAGCCTGCAAAGCCAGCTGGTGCGCGCCCAAATGCTGCAAACCGGCGCCCTGTTCAACACCTACGTTGGGCAGGACGACAAAATCAGCTCGCAGTACGCCGTAAACCTGTACCAAGGTGGCCTGAGCCTGCCCGACCGCGACTACTACCTGAAGGAGGATGCGCGCTCGAAGGGCATTCGGGCGGCGTACATGACGTACCTGACCAACACCTTTAAGCTGCTCGGCGACAACGAGGCCACGGCCAAGAAAAACGCCGAAACGGTAATGCGCCTCGAAACGCGCCTGGCCAAGGCCTCGAAGAGCCGCGTGGATTTGCGCGACCCGTACGCCAACTACAACAAAATGACGGTGGCCGAAGCCAACAAGCGCTTCCCCAACCTAGGGCTTTCGGCCATGCTGCCGCAGCTGGGCCTAGGTTCGGCCAAAGAAGTGATTGTGGGTCAGCCGGCGTTCTTCCAGGAAGCTAGCAACGCCATGAAGGCCGAGCCGCTAAACGACTGGAAAACCTACCTGCGCTGGCACCTGGTGTCGTCGGTGCCGTCGGCGCTGCCGCAAGCGTTCAACGACGAGTCGTTCCGTTTCCAGCAGGTACTCACGGGCGCTAAAAAGCAGCAGCCCCGCTGGAAGCGCATGATCCGCGCTACGGATGGTGCCCTGGGCGAGGCGTTCGGCCAGCTGTATGTTGATAAGGCCTTCACCCCCGAGGCAAAAGCTAAGGCCATGGAGATGGTCAGCAACATCAAGGAGGCCATGGGTGAGCACATTCAGCGCAACGACTGGATGAGCGACGCCACCAAGAAGGAAGCCATGAAGAAGCTCAACGCCTTCACGGTGAAAATCGGCTACCCCGACCAGTGGAAGGACTACTCGGCGCTGAACATCTCGCGCGAGTCGTACCTGAAAAACGTGCTGGCTTCGCGCGAGTGGGCTTACCGCGACATGGCCAGCAAGTTTGGCAAACCCATCGACCGCAAGGAGTGGGGCATGACGCCGCCCACGGTAAACGCCTACTACAATCCGTCGATGAACGAGATTGTGTTCCCGGCCGGCATCATGCAGCCGCCGTTCTTCGATCCGAAGGCTGACGACGCCGTTAACTACGGCGGCATGGGCGCGGTAATCGGCCACGAAATCACCCACGGCTTCGACGACCAGGGCCGCCAGTACGATGCCGAAGGCAACCTGAAGGACTGGTGGACCAAGGAAGACGCCGAGAAGTTTGAGGCCCGCGCTGCCGTAGTAGGCAAGCAGTACTCGGCCTTCCAGCCGCTCGACTCGGTGTACGTGAACGGCAAGCTGACCATGGGCGAAAACCTCGCCGACCTAGGAGGCCTGAGCATTGCCCACTCGGCGCTGCAAAAGCAGCTGAAGAAGCAGTACCCCAACGGCAACGTGCCTAAGTACGACGGCCTCACGCCCGACCAGCGCTTCTTCCTCGCCTGGGCGCAAATCTGGCGTACCAACGCGCGTCCGGAGTTTCTGCGTCAGCAAGTACTCACCGACCCGCACTCGCCGGCGCAGTTCCGCACCAACGGCCCGTTGATGAACATGCCGCAGTTCTTTGAGGCCTTCGGTTGCAAAGAGGATGCGAAAATGGTGCGCGCCAAAACCGAGCGTGCCAAAATTTGGTAA
- a CDS encoding MGMT family protein: MAAFIPALFPPTPPLLLAPIRPRLPRARIFGLMKELNERYRNFFQDVYEVVRQIPPGRVSTYGAIAHYLGSKQGARTVGWAMQAAHALRGDDYVPCHRVINRLGVLTGKQFFGSPTAMQEALEAEGVPVVEDKVPDFPQRFWDPSTELQP, translated from the coding sequence ATGGCTGCATTTATCCCGGCTCTGTTTCCGCCAACACCCCCGCTGCTCCTCGCCCCGATTCGGCCACGGCTTCCTAGGGCACGTATCTTCGGGCTGATGAAGGAGCTCAACGAACGTTACCGCAATTTCTTTCAGGATGTGTACGAGGTAGTACGCCAAATCCCACCGGGGCGCGTTTCTACCTACGGCGCCATTGCACACTACCTGGGCAGCAAGCAGGGTGCCCGCACGGTAGGCTGGGCCATGCAAGCGGCGCACGCCCTGCGCGGCGATGATTACGTGCCCTGCCACCGCGTTATCAACCGCTTGGGCGTGCTCACGGGCAAGCAATTTTTCGGCTCGCCCACGGCCATGCAAGAGGCCTTGGAGGCTGAAGGCGTGCCCGTTGTCGAAGACAAAGTACCCGATTTTCCGCAGCGCTTCTGGGACCCCAGCACCGAGCTTCAGCCCTAG
- a CDS encoding response regulator, whose translation MSPSIRIAIADDHILFRKGLRALLTAFDEVEVLFEAGDGQELLERIDALDHRPDVVLMDLQMPVLDGLQTTRLLRVQYPSIRVIIISMHDEPELIDSLKAEGAYGYLLKNANPEEMRRMIKGAVAQTVAV comes from the coding sequence ATGAGCCCCTCTATCCGAATAGCTATTGCCGACGACCACATCCTGTTTCGTAAAGGTTTACGGGCGCTGCTCACGGCGTTCGACGAGGTAGAAGTATTATTTGAAGCCGGCGACGGGCAAGAATTGCTCGAGCGCATTGATGCCCTAGACCACCGCCCCGACGTGGTGTTGATGGATTTGCAAATGCCTGTGCTCGACGGCTTGCAAACCACCCGCTTGCTGCGCGTGCAGTACCCCAGCATCCGGGTTATCATTATTTCAATGCACGATGAGCCCGAACTGATCGACAGCCTGAAAGCCGAGGGTGCTTATGGCTACCTGCTGAAAAACGCCAATCCCGAGGAAATGCGCCGCATGATTAAAGGAGCAGTGGCGCAAACGGTTGCCGTGTAG
- a CDS encoding sensor histidine kinase yields the protein MSPLLKTVLLVTPVLLVLAVGIVGFVLRYQRRLLLQQEEMRHEREQAQSQALEAALFAQEEERRRIAADLHDAVGTMLSIVKLHLSAMPESAATSEMSAMLDQAISEVRRISRNLLPAVLEKFGLSFALETLCRAVPEGGPRVVLQQVGEPRRMSAKHELAVYRVVQELIGNGLKHAQATEIVVRLQFGPDRLGIEYADNGIGFSLAATEVQPAPGSRSGLGLTNLRSRVIVLRGILRHESAPGTGTRVWISFPAAYLPAATTNPAATPISVPLAS from the coding sequence ATGAGTCCCTTGCTTAAAACAGTGCTCTTGGTTACGCCGGTGCTGCTGGTGCTGGCAGTGGGCATTGTGGGCTTTGTGTTGCGCTACCAACGCCGCCTGCTGCTGCAGCAAGAGGAGATGCGCCACGAGCGGGAGCAGGCGCAATCGCAAGCCCTCGAGGCTGCCTTGTTTGCGCAGGAAGAAGAGCGGCGGCGCATCGCAGCCGATTTGCACGACGCCGTGGGCACTATGCTGTCCATCGTGAAGCTGCACCTAAGTGCCATGCCCGAGTCGGCGGCTACCAGCGAAATGTCGGCCATGCTCGATCAGGCCATTTCCGAAGTGCGGCGCATTTCGCGCAACCTGCTGCCAGCCGTGCTCGAGAAATTCGGGCTGTCGTTTGCGCTCGAAACCCTTTGCCGCGCGGTTCCCGAGGGTGGCCCCCGGGTGGTGCTGCAGCAAGTAGGCGAACCGCGGCGCATGTCGGCCAAGCACGAGTTGGCCGTGTACCGCGTAGTGCAGGAGCTCATCGGCAACGGCCTTAAGCACGCCCAGGCCACCGAAATTGTGGTGCGCCTGCAATTCGGGCCCGATCGGCTGGGCATCGAATACGCCGACAACGGTATTGGTTTCAGCTTGGCTGCTACCGAGGTCCAGCCCGCTCCCGGCAGTCGTTCGGGCCTGGGTTTAACCAATTTACGTAGCCGCGTTATCGTTTTGCGGGGTATATTGCGGCACGAGTCGGCCCCCGGAACCGGAACCCGCGTTTGGATTTCTTTCCCGGCTGCTTACCTGCCCGCTGCTACTACCAATCCCGCTGCCACACCTATATCCGTACCGCTAGCCTCATGA
- the xseB gene encoding exodeoxyribonuclease VII small subunit, with product MPTPDATSPDRTYRDAIAELETLLRRLETENVDVDDLTANAQRAAELIRFCKQRLRTAEASLDRVFDALDDEDEEPAGAADDDAL from the coding sequence ATGCCCACTCCCGACGCTACCTCGCCCGACCGTACCTACCGCGACGCCATTGCCGAGCTCGAAACCTTGCTTCGCCGCCTCGAAACCGAAAATGTGGATGTCGACGACCTGACGGCCAACGCCCAGCGCGCCGCCGAGCTTATCCGCTTCTGCAAGCAGCGCCTGCGCACCGCCGAGGCCTCCCTCGACCGCGTGTTCGACGCCCTCGACGACGAAGACGAGGAACCCGCCGGCGCTGCCGACGACGATGCGCTGTAA
- the xseA gene encoding exodeoxyribonuclease VII large subunit has product MALRNSRRTVAPQLALAPVPLAELLRRVRDVLALAFDDAYWVTAEIAELTLPRFGAGHCYLTLTDPATGAGGAEVRTQVRATIWRNRYEALGPHFEQQTGQPLRAGMRVLARCQVRFHEQYGLSLDIIALDASYTVGDLARQRAETIAKLEARDLLQRNKRLSLALAPQRLAVISSATAAGWQDFVRQLEEAPYAFSVALFPAAMQGQEAPASILAALEQIKRQRSQFDAVIIIRGGGSRTDLLCFDDYGLAAAIGAFPLPVLTGIGHDRDEAVCDLTAHTSLKTPTAAAIFLVERLARLEAAFNGYGVRIHELCTQQLGQYGTALQRLGRQVVQLSQGRIGQEQTALRQRLRRATETPREALLREARQLTGQQQHLRRAALQAADRQRRRVRHLGRLVLRRFRQLHQRRREALLRQRYQLEVAAVRATARHALALAAAVTRHASLDPQHLGQRGYLRADSLHPITPATPAGTLLLLQLPEGPLPVQVVDLAAPPDPLSF; this is encoded by the coding sequence ATGGCCCTTCGTAATTCCCGTCGTACCGTTGCTCCGCAGCTTGCGCTGGCGCCCGTGCCGTTGGCCGAGCTGCTGCGCCGGGTGCGCGATGTTTTGGCCCTGGCGTTCGACGATGCCTACTGGGTTACGGCTGAAATAGCCGAGCTTACCCTGCCGCGTTTTGGCGCCGGGCATTGTTACCTTACCCTCACCGACCCCGCCACCGGCGCGGGCGGGGCCGAGGTGCGCACGCAGGTGCGGGCCACCATCTGGCGCAACCGCTACGAGGCGCTGGGGCCGCATTTTGAGCAGCAAACCGGGCAGCCACTGCGCGCGGGCATGCGCGTGCTGGCCCGCTGCCAAGTGCGCTTTCACGAGCAATACGGCCTCAGCCTCGACATCATCGCCCTCGATGCTTCCTACACCGTAGGCGACCTGGCCCGGCAGCGCGCCGAAACCATTGCCAAGCTCGAAGCCCGCGACCTTCTTCAGCGCAACAAGCGCCTCTCGCTGGCGCTGGCTCCGCAGCGCTTGGCCGTCATTTCGTCGGCTACGGCTGCGGGCTGGCAGGACTTTGTGCGGCAGCTCGAAGAAGCCCCGTACGCCTTTAGCGTGGCCCTGTTTCCGGCGGCCATGCAGGGGCAAGAGGCGCCGGCCAGCATCCTGGCCGCGCTGGAGCAAATCAAGCGGCAGCGTAGCCAGTTCGATGCGGTAATCATCATCCGCGGGGGCGGCTCGCGTACCGATCTGCTGTGCTTCGACGACTACGGCCTGGCGGCGGCCATCGGGGCGTTTCCGCTGCCCGTACTCACCGGCATTGGCCACGACCGCGACGAGGCCGTGTGCGACCTCACGGCCCATACCTCCCTGAAAACGCCCACCGCCGCCGCTATTTTTTTGGTTGAGCGGCTGGCCCGCCTCGAGGCAGCTTTCAACGGCTACGGCGTGCGCATTCATGAGCTGTGTACCCAGCAGCTTGGCCAGTACGGGACGGCGCTGCAGCGCCTAGGTCGGCAGGTGGTGCAGCTAAGCCAAGGGCGCATCGGGCAAGAGCAAACCGCACTGCGCCAACGCTTGCGCCGCGCCACCGAAACCCCACGCGAAGCCCTGTTGCGCGAAGCCCGCCAGCTTACCGGCCAGCAGCAGCACTTGCGCCGCGCCGCCCTGCAAGCCGCCGACCGCCAGCGCCGGCGCGTGCGCCACCTAGGGCGGCTGGTGCTGCGCCGCTTCCGGCAGCTGCACCAACGCCGCCGCGAGGCTTTGCTGCGCCAGCGCTACCAGCTGGAGGTGGCCGCCGTGCGTGCCACCGCGCGCCACGCCTTGGCTTTGGCGGCGGCCGTTACCCGCCACGCCTCCCTCGACCCCCAGCACCTAGGCCAGCGCGGCTACCTGCGCGCCGATAGCCTGCACCCCATTACGCCCGCCACGCCCGCCGGCACGCTGTTGCTGCTGCAATTGCCGGAAGGCCCCTTGCCGGTGCAGGTGGTCGATTTGGCAGCCCCTCCCGATCCGCTTTCCTTTTAG
- a CDS encoding YciE/YciF ferroxidase family protein: MSFFEGKLNSLEDLFAEQLKDLYSAETQLVKALPMMAQEANDPRLRQAFETHLQETQNQVARLEQIGRGLNLDLGGHTCKAMQGLVAEGKETLSENATHEVKDAALIAASQRIEHYEISGYGTARHFAERLGHTEAASLLSQTLQEEQLTDTKLNDLAKGYINQRAM; encoded by the coding sequence ATGTCATTCTTTGAAGGTAAACTGAACTCGCTCGAAGACCTGTTCGCCGAGCAACTGAAAGACTTGTACAGCGCCGAAACGCAGCTGGTGAAAGCCCTGCCGATGATGGCCCAAGAAGCCAACGACCCGCGCCTGCGCCAGGCATTTGAAACTCACCTGCAGGAAACCCAAAACCAGGTAGCCCGCCTCGAGCAAATCGGCCGCGGCCTCAACCTCGACCTAGGCGGCCACACCTGCAAAGCCATGCAGGGCCTGGTAGCTGAAGGCAAGGAAACCCTGAGCGAAAACGCTACCCACGAGGTAAAAGACGCCGCCCTAATTGCCGCTTCGCAGCGCATCGAGCACTACGAAATTTCGGGCTACGGCACCGCGCGCCACTTTGCTGAGCGCCTGGGCCACACCGAGGCGGCCTCGCTGCTCTCGCAAACCCTGCAAGAAGAACAACTCACTGACACCAAGCTGAATGATCTGGCCAAAGGCTATATCAACCAGCGTGCTATGTAA
- a CDS encoding efflux RND transporter periplasmic adaptor subunit: MPQIEPLTDSANVHNEYDHEPRRGGAWRWWLLAAAVVAALAFVKIKFFPSPTADGGKGGVGKGGPGATGAGKGGGPGGRGAAVPAQVYVVQLTRLTDAVAATGSVLADEQVTIRSEVNGRITSLNFREGQPVSKGQLLLTINADEIQAQLQKLRYNIKLFSDQEKRQRTLLEKEFISQQEYEQANNQLLTARADLQALQAQLAKAYVRAPFSGIAGLRSVSQGAYVSPNTPITTVSRITPVKVDFAVPGRYANAVKAGDVVEVLDEANGKKYQAKVYAINPQIDPVSRTLSVRATYPNTKQELRPGAFVRVNLQIGQVEEAIQVPTEAVSPEASGYRVFKVVGGKAQPQPVKIGIRSEKLIQVTEGLGAGDTILRTGILQVKPGDKIKVQQ; encoded by the coding sequence ATGCCACAAATTGAGCCGTTAACCGACTCCGCGAACGTGCATAACGAGTACGACCACGAACCCCGCCGCGGCGGGGCGTGGCGTTGGTGGCTGCTAGCCGCGGCCGTGGTGGCCGCACTGGCCTTTGTCAAGATCAAATTCTTCCCGTCGCCGACGGCCGACGGCGGCAAAGGCGGTGTGGGCAAAGGCGGCCCCGGCGCGACCGGCGCTGGCAAGGGCGGCGGACCGGGCGGCCGCGGCGCCGCCGTACCGGCGCAGGTGTACGTGGTGCAGCTTACGCGCCTAACTGATGCCGTAGCGGCTACGGGCTCGGTGCTAGCCGACGAGCAGGTAACCATCCGGAGCGAAGTGAACGGCCGGATTACCAGCCTCAACTTCCGGGAGGGGCAGCCGGTGAGCAAGGGCCAGCTGCTGCTCACCATCAACGCCGACGAGATACAGGCCCAGCTGCAGAAGCTGCGCTACAACATCAAGCTGTTCAGCGACCAGGAAAAGCGCCAGCGCACCCTGCTCGAAAAAGAGTTTATCAGCCAGCAGGAATACGAGCAGGCCAACAACCAGCTGCTTACGGCCCGCGCCGATTTGCAGGCGCTGCAGGCCCAGCTGGCCAAGGCCTACGTGCGGGCCCCGTTCAGCGGCATTGCGGGGCTGCGCTCGGTGTCGCAGGGCGCTTACGTATCGCCCAACACGCCCATTACCACGGTTTCGCGCATTACGCCGGTTAAGGTTGATTTTGCCGTGCCGGGCCGCTACGCCAACGCCGTGAAAGCCGGCGACGTGGTGGAAGTGCTCGACGAGGCCAACGGCAAAAAATACCAGGCCAAGGTCTACGCCATCAACCCGCAGATCGACCCGGTTTCGCGGACGCTTTCGGTGCGGGCTACTTACCCCAACACCAAGCAGGAGCTACGCCCCGGCGCGTTTGTGCGCGTAAACCTGCAAATCGGGCAAGTAGAAGAAGCCATTCAGGTGCCCACCGAGGCCGTGTCGCCCGAGGCTAGTGGCTACCGCGTGTTTAAGGTGGTGGGCGGCAAGGCCCAGCCGCAGCCCGTGAAAATCGGCATCCGTTCCGAAAAGCTCATTCAGGTTACCGAGGGCCTAGGTGCCGGCGACACCATTTTGCGCACCGGCATCCTGCAGGTGAAGCCCGGTGATAAGATTAAGGTACAGCAGTAA
- a CDS encoding efflux RND transporter permease subunit — protein MSLSSTSISRPVLAIVMSLVIVLFGVIGYRYLSVREYPSVDPPIITVSSNYTGASADVIQSQVTEPLEEALNGIAGIKNLTSTSRDGRSTITVEFDLETDLEAAANDVRDKVSGAAGRLPRDMDPATVSKANADSQPIVMTYLSSDSRTLLELTDYANNTLKERLQTIPGVSEVRVYGERKYSMRLWLDPVRLTALRVSPVEVQQALARENVELPSGAVQGTNTQLTLRTMGRLSSEKDFNNLILRRDSTSLIRMSDVGYAELYPENDQTIFRVNGVPMVGMAVIPQPGSNQIEIADEFNKRLEQYRGDLPKDLKLSPGFDNSIFIRNSLNEVKHTIFEAFVLVVVIIFLFLRDWRSTLIPVVAIPVSLVGIFFVMYLLNFSINVLTMLGIVLAIGLVVDDAIVVLENIYARIEAGESPMEAAQKGSAEIFFAIVSTTVVLAAVFLPVVFLEGITGRLFREFGIVVAGSVLISAFVSLTLTPMMCSRLLKHQEQHNWFYRKTEPFFEKLTNGYRSSLESFLAERKWAWLVVLATLGGSYYFFQTIPSELAPVEDRSRINVNATGPEGASFEFMDQYMTKLTKVVLDSTGQNLSSVFTVTSPGFGGGGGTNSGIARVLLVDADKREQTQQQLNDALSGGVKQLSEARTSVSQDQSIGSGGGGGLPVQFVLQTQDFDKLRTAVPKFLEAARQDPTFQFVDVNLKFNKPELRVIIDREKAQTLGVSVQDISQVLQAGLSGQRYGYFIREGKQYQIIGQVARENRNQPLDVRLLTVKNRSGQLVQLDNVIRLEESSTPPQLFRFNRYNSATVSASLAKGKTLGDGIAAMRRIAQENLDDTFSTELSGASRDFEESSSSLLFAFGLALLLIYLTLAAQFESFKDPAIIMVTVPLALAGALLSLWYFNQSLNIFSQIGVIMLIGLVTKNGILIVEFANQRAEQGVHYMEALVEASATRFRPILMTSLCAILGILPIALATGAGALSRRAMGIGVVGGLLFSTILTLYIVPVMYSYFATAKNRKHRVQPAEEAEVSAVA, from the coding sequence ATGAGTTTATCATCCACCAGTATTAGCCGGCCGGTACTCGCCATTGTGATGAGCTTGGTTATCGTGCTCTTCGGCGTTATCGGCTACCGTTACCTTTCGGTGCGCGAGTACCCTAGCGTCGATCCGCCGATCATCACGGTGTCGTCGAACTACACGGGTGCCTCGGCCGACGTAATTCAGTCGCAGGTAACGGAGCCGCTCGAGGAAGCCCTGAACGGCATTGCGGGCATCAAAAACCTGACCTCGACCTCGCGCGACGGCCGCTCGACCATTACCGTGGAGTTCGACCTGGAAACCGACTTGGAGGCCGCCGCCAACGACGTGCGCGACAAGGTATCGGGCGCCGCGGGCCGCCTGCCGCGCGACATGGACCCGGCTACCGTGAGCAAGGCCAACGCCGACTCGCAGCCGATTGTGATGACCTACCTCAGCTCGGATAGCCGCACGCTGCTCGAGCTAACCGACTACGCCAACAACACCCTGAAGGAACGCCTGCAGACAATTCCGGGTGTATCGGAGGTGCGCGTGTACGGCGAGCGGAAGTACTCCATGCGCCTGTGGCTCGACCCGGTGCGCCTGACCGCGCTGCGTGTGAGCCCCGTGGAGGTGCAGCAGGCCCTGGCCCGCGAAAACGTGGAGCTGCCCTCGGGCGCGGTGCAGGGCACTAACACTCAGCTCACGCTCCGTACCATGGGCCGCTTGTCGTCAGAGAAGGACTTTAACAACCTCATCCTGCGCCGCGATTCCACTTCGCTTATTCGCATGTCGGATGTGGGCTACGCCGAGCTGTACCCCGAAAACGACCAAACCATTTTCCGGGTGAACGGCGTGCCGATGGTGGGCATGGCCGTCATTCCGCAGCCCGGCTCCAACCAAATCGAAATTGCCGACGAGTTCAACAAGCGCCTCGAGCAGTACCGCGGCGACTTGCCCAAGGACCTGAAGCTGAGCCCCGGCTTCGACAACTCCATCTTCATCCGCAACTCGCTCAACGAGGTGAAGCACACCATCTTCGAGGCCTTTGTGCTCGTGGTGGTTATCATCTTCCTGTTTTTGCGCGACTGGCGCTCCACGCTGATTCCGGTGGTGGCCATTCCGGTGTCGTTGGTGGGTATCTTCTTCGTGATGTACTTGCTCAACTTCTCCATCAACGTGCTCACCATGCTGGGCATCGTACTGGCCATTGGCCTGGTGGTCGACGACGCCATTGTGGTGCTCGAGAACATTTACGCCCGCATCGAGGCGGGCGAGTCGCCGATGGAAGCTGCCCAAAAAGGCTCGGCCGAAATCTTCTTCGCCATCGTCTCAACCACCGTTGTACTGGCGGCGGTGTTCTTGCCGGTGGTGTTCCTCGAGGGCATCACGGGCCGCTTGTTCCGCGAGTTCGGCATTGTGGTAGCGGGCTCGGTGCTGATATCGGCGTTTGTGTCGCTCACGCTCACGCCCATGATGTGCTCGCGTTTGCTGAAGCACCAGGAGCAGCACAACTGGTTTTACCGCAAAACCGAGCCCTTTTTCGAGAAGCTTACCAACGGCTACCGCAGCAGCCTCGAGTCGTTTTTGGCGGAGCGCAAGTGGGCCTGGCTGGTGGTGCTGGCTACCCTAGGTGGCTCGTATTACTTTTTCCAAACGATACCCTCGGAGCTGGCGCCGGTAGAAGACCGCAGCCGCATCAACGTAAACGCCACGGGCCCCGAGGGCGCCTCGTTTGAGTTTATGGACCAGTACATGACCAAGCTCACGAAGGTGGTGCTCGACTCGACGGGCCAGAACCTCAGCAGCGTGTTCACGGTAACCTCGCCGGGCTTTGGCGGCGGCGGCGGCACCAACTCGGGCATTGCTCGCGTGCTGCTGGTGGATGCCGACAAGCGCGAGCAAACCCAGCAGCAGCTCAACGACGCGTTGAGCGGCGGCGTGAAGCAACTCTCGGAAGCCCGCACCTCCGTATCGCAAGACCAAAGCATTGGCTCGGGTGGCGGCGGCGGCTTGCCGGTGCAGTTTGTGCTGCAAACCCAGGATTTTGACAAGCTGCGAACGGCCGTGCCTAAGTTCCTGGAAGCGGCTCGCCAAGACCCCACTTTCCAGTTCGTGGACGTGAACCTGAAGTTCAACAAGCCCGAACTACGCGTAATTATCGACCGCGAAAAGGCCCAAACCCTAGGTGTATCGGTGCAGGATATTTCGCAGGTGCTGCAGGCAGGCCTAAGCGGCCAGCGCTACGGCTATTTTATCCGGGAGGGCAAGCAGTACCAGATTATCGGGCAGGTAGCGCGCGAAAACCGCAATCAGCCGCTCGATGTGCGCCTGCTAACGGTGAAAAACCGCAGCGGCCAACTGGTGCAGCTCGACAACGTAATTCGGCTGGAAGAAAGCAGCACGCCGCCGCAGCTGTTTCGCTTCAACCGCTACAACTCGGCCACCGTGTCGGCCTCGTTGGCGAAGGGCAAAACCCTGGGCGACGGCATTGCCGCCATGCGCCGCATTGCCCAAGAAAACCTCGACGACACGTTCTCGACGGAGCTTTCGGGTGCCTCGCGCGACTTCGAGGAAAGCTCCTCATCGCTGCTATTCGCCTTTGGCCTGGCGCTGCTGCTGATTTACCTCACGCTGGCAGCCCAGTTCGAGAGCTTCAAGGACCCCGCCATCATCATGGTAACGGTGCCGCTGGCCTTGGCCGGTGCCTTGCTCAGCCTGTGGTACTTCAACCAGTCGCTCAACATCTTCTCGCAAATCGGCGTGATTATGCTGATCGGCCTGGTTACCAAAAACGGCATCCTGATTGTGGAGTTTGCCAACCAGCGGGCCGAGCAGGGCGTGCATTACATGGAGGCACTGGTAGAGGCTTCGGCCACGCGCTTCCGCCCCATTCTGATGACCTCGCTGTGCGCCATCCTGGGCATCCTGCCGATTGCTTTGGCTACGGGCGCGGGCGCTCTGAGCCGCCGCGCCATGGGCATTGGCGTGGTGGGCGGCTTGCTGTTCTCCACCATCCTCACGCTGTACATCGTGCCGGTTATGTATTCGTATTTCGCCACGGCCAAAAACCGCAAGCACCGCGTGCAGCCCGCGGAAGAAGCCGAGGTGTCGGCGGTGGCGTAG